The window ACCGATGTGGTTTGCCATGATTGTTCTTTTTTCCATTTCTGTTTTCTATAGCATAAAATCTTTAAGTACTAAGAGCGAAATTGATGATATAAAAGCTGTTGAAAGTGTAAATGCTGGCATTATTTTCGGTTTACTGGGCTTAGTAACTGGTGCCATTTGGGCAAAATATACCTGGGGGCAGTTCTGGAGCTTCGATCCGAAGCAGAATTTTGCGGCAATTTCAGTATTGCTTTATTTCGCCTACCTCATTCTCCGCAATGCCATCGATGAAGAGCAGAAAAGAGCCAAAATTTCGGCTATCTATAACATCTTTGCATTTCCGATGATGGTGGTTTTACTTTTCGTTTTACCACGTTTAAAAGATTCTTTACATCCTGGCAACGGAGGTAACCCTGGCTTTAACAGCTATGATTTGGATAGCCGCATGCGCATGGTATTTTACCCGGCCTGTTTAGGCTGGATATTAATCGGTTACTGGGTATATACCATCCGTTTCAGAATACGTTCAATAGAAACCATCATGAACACGCCTAATCAAGAAGAAATAAAAGGTGTTAGTGATAGCTTCGTTACCGCTGAAAATCAATCAACAACAAACGAAAACAAACAACAACACAACTAAAATGAAGAAGATACTTTTCTCCCTAATATTAATGATGGCTACCCTGCAGTTATTTGCACAGGATAATGGCGTAGAAATGGCCGATAGTTTACGTAGCAATGGAAAGATTTATGTTGTTGTAATCTGCATAGTAATTATCCTGCTTGGCTTATTGGCATATCTTTTCGCAATTGATAAAAGATTGAAAAAAATAGAAAAAGAAGGTAACAACGAAAAATAAGCGTTCCCCGGCAATAAGTTTACAACTTATTTTAACCAAAAAATCGCAAAAACATCATGTTTCGACTCGCTGGTTAGTATGTTTTTTGCCATTATCTTATTGTGATATAGGGTTTTGTGTTTTTGAAAATCGCTAATTAAGTATACAAAACAGTAAATATGTAAATTACCTACTACATAGTATTGTTTCTTGCTTATTAATTGGTGATGTTTGATTAGTTATAAATTAAATCAACGGGACGATTTAGATTAACTTTAAGAGGTGATCAATTTTATATTGATCACTTTTTTTATATCCCACTTCCTTTAAAATGGCCTTGATTGTGCCGTTAATCAGATTATTTTAAGTATATTTATTGGTGTTGAAATATTTTTTTAACTTTTTTTATACTTGTTTAACGCTTCATTTCTGGTTTAAATGTTTCGTTTTGTTTCGGATTTAAGCACGGCATAACTGCCTCAAAACAGGTTTAAATATTGTTTTTGTACAGTTTACTTAAAACGGTCTAAAGTGCCCCAGCGGCACAGCAAGTGTGGTGTTTGCTGTACACTAAGTATTTTTGCATTTGGATATGTGCGGTTTTTTTAGGCAATTTTGCAGCGAAAACTTATTCATAAAAAAAATAAATAATGGCTAATCTAGCAGACGAGAACAAGTTCTTTGCAGATGTTTGTAAGAACTTTGACAGTGCGGCTCAATTCACCAATCATCCTGAAGGTTTATTGAACCAGATTAAAACATGTAATAGTGTGTATCGTTTCCAGTTCCCAATCCGCCGCGGAAACGGTTTTGAAGTAATTGATGCCTGGCGCGTAGAACACTCTCACCACATGAGCCCTACAAAAGGGGGTATTCGTTATAGCGAAATGGTTAACGAAGATGAAGTAATGGCGCTTGCGGCGTTAATGACTTACAAATGTGCCATTGTTAACGTTCCCTTTGGTGGTGCAAAAGGTGGTATTAAAATTAACACCAAACAATATAGCGTTGCCGAGTTAGAAACCATTACCCGCCGTTATACTACAGAATTAATTAAGAAAAACTTTATTGGTCCTGGTATCGACGTTCCTGCACCTGATTATGGATCGGGAGAACGCGAAATGAGCTGGATTGCCGATACTTATATGACCATGAACCCTGGTCAGTTAGATGCATTGGGTTGTGTTACCGGTAAACCAATTGCTTTGCACGGTATCCGTGGTCGTAAAGAGGCTACTGGACGTGGTGTGGCTTATGCTGTACGCGAGTGTGTAGAAGTTGCCGAAGATATGGCTAAAATCGGCTTTAAGGCTGGTTTAGACGATAAAAGGGTAATTGTACAAGGTTTAGGTAACGTGGGTTACCATTCTGCTAAATTCCTTGCTGAATTTGGCGCAACCATTGTTGGGCTTTGCGAGTTTGAAGGAGCCATTTACAACCCGAACGGCTTAAATGTTGATGAGGTTTTTGCACACCGTAAAAACACAGGTTCAATTTTAGGTTTCCCTGGTGCTAAAGATTTCAAAAATTCAATGGAAGGTTTGGAGCAGGATTGCGATATCATTGTTCCTGCTGCTTTAGAAAACCAGTTCACTGAGCAGAATATCCGTAACATCAAGGCTAAAATTATTGCTGAAGGTGCAAACGGACCAACTACGCCAGAAGCTGAAGCAATTTTTACTGAAATGGGTGGTATCATTATTCCTGATATGTATTGTAATGCTGGTGGTGTTACTGTTTCTTATTTCGAATGGTTGAAAAACCTTTCGCATGTGGCTTTTGGCCGTATGGAAAACCGTTACGCAGCTAATTCAAATGCGAATCTGATCAACACTTTAGAAAACCTAACTGGGAAAACCATTCTTCCTGAGCACCGTTTGATGATTGTGAAAGGCGCATCTGAAATGGAACTGGTTAACTCTGGTTTAGAAGACACCATGATCCATTCGTACCACGAAATACGCGAAACTTTAAAGACCAAACCAGGTACGCAAACCTTAAGAACTGCAGCTTTTGTTAATTCGATTGATAAAATTGCTGTTTCTTACATGAATTTGGGTGTTTGGCCATAAGCGGTCAAAACTTAAAGGTTAAGGCTTAAAACGAAAATCCTTGCAGATGTAAAATTTGCAAGGATTTTTTATGGATAAAATTATCTTGAATCTGTAGAAAATAACTTACTTGCTTATCGGAACATCAATATTGTACTTGAAATTAAGCTCCAGTGAATTGCCTAAGCCGTTTCTCAATTGTTTCAATAACTGAATCAGGGAATTGGCATCCTGGTTTACAAACAAAAGTTCCGATTCCAACTTGATTTTATCTTTCCCTATGCTTTTTGCATGCATCTCCAGCTGACTAAAGATATTCAGATTATCGCTAACTGTAAGAAATGACATTTGTTTAAACAGTTTTTTAAAATCTACTTTGAAGTAAAAGAAATCGTCTGCTGATTCCATTTTAAAATCAGGTTTGGCATTTGGCAAAGTGCTTAATTGAATGTTTCCATTGTTACCTTTAAAGTAAACCTGGTACAGCGGAATCACAGTAGTACTAATTTTTCCTGTCGATTGATCCAGTGAACCCGATGATTTAAGATAATTACTTACTTCCTGATCATTTGCACTCATATTTATGGAGATGCCAGGAATGTTGCGCGCTCTGGCCGCTTTTTTTTCTACCTGTTCAAAGTCATCATTGTACTCATAACTCACAACAGTATCCATCTGCTTTACGGTGTTGGTCCATTCGAAATCCAGGTAGCCTTTATAAAACTTAAAAAAGTTGTTTTTGGAAAATACAGCAGCACTTACCGCAGTATTTTTTTTGACCAATGCAGGCTTAAAGGTTCCATTTAGCCACATACTTATCGTACTTTCCGGATTTAAAATACGGTGCTTTGGTTGAGCAGCAGGTTCAAGCCATCGATTTACAAATTCATTGCTAAAATTAATTTTCCCATCGGTGAAATTAAGCTTGCTTAAATTTTCTGCATCCTGATAAGACATGTGATCGGATAGATCGGCCAGTTGGTTAAATTTGCTATCGCCAATTTTAACCATGTTTTTCTGATTCAGTATGTTGGCCAAAAAAGTTTTTACCGCGACCTTTTTGGGACTAAATGCGATAGCTACACTTGTTTTGTTCAACAGTAGACAAAAAGTTGAATCTGTAGATTGAAAGAAATTGGTATCTTTTTTAATTAATGAAAGTTTTTTCAGTATAAAGCGCTTAAATGCTAAACTATCAACGATTTCTAAACGCGAAAAAAAAGTATTTTTAGCTTGCCCTTTTAAACCATATATGTAAATGTTTGCAGGGATTTTTAAGCCTGTATTTAGATCGGCTATCTTTTCTTCAATCCCTTTCTTATCTGTGCCCGAATATTGGCTGGGATGTTTCACATAACTAACGGCAATGGTTTTGTATAGTTCATCTACATTTATTTTAAACAAAGCCTGGGTAGTAACCGGAATTAATACTCTATTAGCCTGAATTTGCCTGTATTTAAAAAAGCCGAAATAAAAAACAAGCAGCAATAAAACTATCGCTGCTGTTATTTTTAAAAATTTTACCATGATTGGTTAACCGGTTAATTGTATTGGGTTTATTAGTTCAATCGCTCCTTGGTTAACTATTAGTGTTTCTAAAGTTGTCAACTTTCTGGTAACAGCGCTATTAAAGTTGATAACTTTGAAATGCTAACTGCTAAGTTCCCATTGCTAACTGCAAATTACTTAGCCGCATTTTCAATTAAACTGAACAAATATTTTAAGGCGTTTTCATGTCCGTTTGGAATTTCAGCACTGATATCGGCCGATACCAGATTACCTTTAATCGGGTTAGATTTCATATACACATTACCCATTTTCTCTAAAGTGCTGTTGAATTTCTTAGCTGTTTCTTCGCCGCCAATTTCAGAAGCCGGTACTTTGCCTACCAGGTTTTTAGCATTAAACAAAAAGCTGAAGTTATTCTTGCTCAACAGGTTTTTGTGTGTTTTGCTAATGGTGTTATTTACCTGATTGCTATTTATGGCTTGTATTTCGGTTAACGAGTTTCCAAAAAACACAATACCATCTTTAATCAGGAAATAAATATCAATCGGACTTTTCTTTTCTATTATTTTATAAATGTTGCCATCGGCGCTAACAAAATTCTTGTTTACGCCATACTTAATCAGTTTGTTAATAAGCCTGGTATCGTCAGATGAAAACATGAAAAGGAAATCGGGCAAGGTTTCTTTTTTGGTTTTAACCACTTCCTTTTGTTTGTAATCATCGTCGTAATCGTACGTAGTGTAAGTTACATCTTTCGTATTCAGTCCATTAATTACAAATAAGGCATCGCCTTTAATAACTTTACTAACTGCTTCCTCATCTAATAATAAAGAAAGCAGGTCAGCACCAAGGTCCATTTCTTCATCCATACGGGCACCCAGGAATGAACCATAGGTTTGTTTCATCAGTTTCGGGAATTCTTCCAGGTAGGCTTTGGTATCAATGGCATAGCTCATAAAACCAATTGCTTTATCGCTGTTTACGTACTTTAAAAAGTTCTTGTTCAGCTTTTTGTTCATGATTTTTTTGTACGAATCGGCTTGTTCCTGTGCCAGTTCTAAACCTGTAGAAATACGGAAACTCTTATTATCCATAAACAGTTTGGCATTTAAACTACCATAACCTTTCATCAGGCCAGCTTTTCCATAAGTGCCAAATTCGGGTGCAACAGCATTGTAAACATCCTGCAAGCTCGAAACCCAAAGCTCGGCAATAGCTTTGCTATCTAAACTGTTTGTGTACGATTTATTGTTTTCTATCGATTCGTAATTGCCATTAAAAATCTGTTCTGCCTGTGCGGTCATCCAGGTAAAGGCCAGTCTTTTTTTCTTAGCTTCCTGTTCGGCGCGTTCCTGCTGATAAAGGTCATAATCCGCGTTTACTTTTTCTGCTGCGGGTACCGCTTCGGCAGCATCCATGGCAACATCAGCTATAACTTCTTCTTCCGCTTCCTGCTTTGGTTTTATTGCTACTTTTTTCCTGGTAGCCTTTTTCTTTCCAATGGCTTTTTTGGCGGCTGTTTTTTGCTTCGCTTTAACTTTAACGGGCGGTGCAATTACAGTTTCTACAACAGGTTCATCGGTTGTGGTTGCATAGGTCGAATCTACAGCAACAGCAGCACTATCAACCGTTGTTGCTTCGTCCTGCTGGAACCTGATATCTTTAATGCCATAAAGGGCCGATTTGGCTGAATCTGCAAAGAAAGAGCCTTTAATGCTGCCGGTTACGAAGTACATCATATTGTTATTCCACTTAATGATGCTTGTACTATCGGGCAACACCATGGTTTTGGCATCACCTGTGGTTTTAATTTTACCGTCTTTGTTGTTAATCAGACTTTCAAATTTAGCAGCATCTTTTAAAGGGATCAGAAAGCAGTTGTAGCTAATGCTATCCGTTAACTGGTTAAAGTAGTACATGTTTTTCTCGATGTTAATCCCGAAATCCTCTACGTTGGTAAAGTTTTTCTCGAGCGATTTGGATGTACCTTCCAGTAATTTCTTGCCCACAAACGATTCATTAAAATCTTTTACAAACATCTGCTTGAAAATATTGTCGCCCTTAATGGTCGCAACGGTAAAAGCATTCGCAGGTATTTTTTTAACCAAATCCTGTGCTTTGGCCAAATTGAATAATAACAGGAGGGAGAAAGAAAATAGAATTTTTTTCATTGGTAATTTGTTGTTGTGTGAGCAATGCTACCTACACAATTGCAGGTAAGCTGCTTTTTGTTATTTAGATAGTTGTATTGAATTGGATACATTAATTTTTCCGTTTATTAAATCGGTAATGGTGCTTTTTAGCATCACTGCTTTTTTCGATTTCGATACATTTGATGCCGGATTGGTACTACTTGTTACAAGCGATTCGAAACGGTAGATGCTGGTATAGGTGGCACCGTTAAAAACAGCCTTATCTTTCTGCTTTAATTTGTTAAATTCGGTTTTAGCGGTGCCAATGGCCTGGTACTTTCTATTGAAGGTTTTAGTGGTCTTGTTGTAAGTGTAAGATGAGGTATTGGTAGCCTTAATTTTTTGCTGGGCGAGGATGTTTTTGGTGATATTATTAATGTTGGAAACGTCTTTAAACGAAAAACTAATGGTAGCTATAAAATTGTTGAAATCTGACGTGCTTTTTACGTTGCTTATCCCTTCCGATTTTTTTAAGTAAGC is drawn from Pedobacter sp. HDW13 and contains these coding sequences:
- a CDS encoding cytochrome c biogenesis protein; translation: MKKNWWKILASVLVVYTAIAGLLLGVPRLAILNETIRNLYFHVPMWFAMIVLFSISVFYSIKSLSTKSEIDDIKAVESVNAGIIFGLLGLVTGAIWAKYTWGQFWSFDPKQNFAAISVLLYFAYLILRNAIDEEQKRAKISAIYNIFAFPMMVVLLFVLPRLKDSLHPGNGGNPGFNSYDLDSRMRMVFYPACLGWILIGYWVYTIRFRIRSIETIMNTPNQEEIKGVSDSFVTAENQSTTNENKQQHN
- a CDS encoding CcmD family protein, producing MKKILFSLILMMATLQLFAQDNGVEMADSLRSNGKIYVVVICIVIILLGLLAYLFAIDKRLKKIEKEGNNEK
- a CDS encoding Glu/Leu/Phe/Val dehydrogenase, translated to MANLADENKFFADVCKNFDSAAQFTNHPEGLLNQIKTCNSVYRFQFPIRRGNGFEVIDAWRVEHSHHMSPTKGGIRYSEMVNEDEVMALAALMTYKCAIVNVPFGGAKGGIKINTKQYSVAELETITRRYTTELIKKNFIGPGIDVPAPDYGSGEREMSWIADTYMTMNPGQLDALGCVTGKPIALHGIRGRKEATGRGVAYAVRECVEVAEDMAKIGFKAGLDDKRVIVQGLGNVGYHSAKFLAEFGATIVGLCEFEGAIYNPNGLNVDEVFAHRKNTGSILGFPGAKDFKNSMEGLEQDCDIIVPAALENQFTEQNIRNIKAKIIAEGANGPTTPEAEAIFTEMGGIIIPDMYCNAGGVTVSYFEWLKNLSHVAFGRMENRYAANSNANLINTLENLTGKTILPEHRLMIVKGASEMELVNSGLEDTMIHSYHEIRETLKTKPGTQTLRTAAFVNSIDKIAVSYMNLGVWP